A window of Malania oleifera isolate guangnan ecotype guangnan chromosome 5, ASM2987363v1, whole genome shotgun sequence contains these coding sequences:
- the LOC131155932 gene encoding LRR receptor-like serine/threonine-protein kinase FLS2, translating into MKMLWKPLFVLTPFLFLSILSLNITLATELEAEALIKWKLSLSSSSLGSWSQSNLTNHCLWTGVTCNQADSIIEINLFKAMIIGTLESFSFPSFPNLERFNLSNNNFEGLLPSTISELSKLMYLDFGSNNFTGNIPSTIGELTQLRYVSFYNNSLEGTIPYQIINLQMLNYLDIGANYFEFVEWSNNSGFPSLTYLSFSYNEIKSEFPKFILECRNLKYLDLSLNKLVGTIPKLVFSNLDKLEFLNLTDNLFQGPLPIDLAKLSNLKELRLGRNNFSDSIIEEISLLSNLEIIELYNNSLAGMIPSSLGKLRNLRMLDLRWNHLNSTIPAELGRCTNLTYLALAVNSLAGVLPLSLTNLVKISDIGLSDNFLSGSISPILFSNWTNLISLQLQNNNFTGSIPPQIGLLKKLKCLFLYNNKLSSSIPSEVGELKELESLDLSDNQLDGPIPPTLWNLRSLNTLQIFSNNLSGTIPLEVGNLSSIVVFDLSFNQLQGVVPETISGLSNLQGFYVSSNKLSGRIPEDFGRYSKSLSAVSFSNNNFSGVLPPKLCNGFSIQYLTVNNNNFTGSPPDCLRNCSGLIRVRFDHNLFAGNISNMFGVHTTLLYVNLSTNLFSGMIPPSFGNLANLNYLDLSSNQFTGSIPEELGNCKSLLTLNMSRNGLTGSIPSEIGNLTMLQNGLDLSSNSFSGTIPQSLGKLTLLKALNVSHNILSGRIPASLSNMTSLESIDFSYNKLVGPIPNGAVFGGAPASAYSENPGLCGKAAGLAPCSGD; encoded by the coding sequence ATGAAAATGCTTTGGAAGCCCCTTTTTGTTCTCactcctttcctctttctctccaTACTTTCATTGAATATCACATTAGCAACAGAACTAGAAGCAGAAGCTTTAATAAAATGGAAGCTTAgcttgtcttcttcttctcttggTTCTTGGTCCCAATCCAACCTCACAAACCACTGCTTATGGACTGGTGTTACTTGCAACCAGGCTGATTCCattatagagataaatctatTCAAAGCCATGATCATCGGAACACTTGAAAGTTTTAGCTTCCCTTCATTTCCAAATCTCGAACGTTTCAACCTTAGCAACAACAACTTTGAAGGATTATTACCATCAACTATTTCCGAACTCTCAAAGCTCATGTATTTGGACTTCGGCAGTAATAATTTCACTGGCAATATTCCTTCAACAATCGGGGAATTGACCCAGCTTCGGTATGTTAGTTTCTACAACAACAGTTTGGAAGGTACCATCCCATACCAAATTATTAATCTTCAAATGCTAAACTACTTAGACATTGGAGCAAATTACTTTGAATTTGTTGAGTGGTCAAACAATTCTGGTTTTCCTTCGCTTACTTACCTCAGTTTTTCTTATAATGAAATTAAATCCGAGTTTCCAAAGTTCATATTGGAGTGTCGTAACTTGAAGTACCTTGATCTATCGCTAAATAAACTAGTTGGAACCATACCCAAACTGGTATTTTCCAATCTGGACAAGCTTGAATTCTTAAATCTTACTGACAACTTATTTCAAGGGCCGTTGCCAATAGATCTTGCAAAGCTTTCCAATCTCAAAGAACTTCGTCTTGGACGTAATAACTTTAGTGATTCTATTATTGAAGAGATTAGTTTACTTTCTAACCTCGAAATCATTGAACTATATAACAATTCGTTGGCGGGAATGATTCCTTCTTCATTAGGCAAACTAAGAAACCTTCGTATGCTAGACCTCAGGTGGAATCACTTGAACTCAACAATTCCAGCTGAGCTTGGCCGTTGTACCAATCTGACCTACTTGGCTTTAGCTGTGAATTCCCTTGCTGGTGTCTTGCCTTTGTCCTTGACCAATCTAGTGAAAATATCTGACATTGGTTTATCAGATAACTTTCTTTCTGGGAGTATATCACCTATTCTGTTCTCCAATTGGACCAACTTAATCTCTTTACAACTTCAAAACAATAACTTTACTGGCAGTATTCCGCCACAAATAGGCCTACTGAAAAAGCTGAAGTGCCTTTTTCTATACAACAATAAACTATCTAGCTCCATCCCCTCGGAGGTTGGGGAATTGAAGGAGCTGGAGTCATTAGACCTTTCGGACAACCAGCTCGATGGTCCTATTCCTCCAACACTCTGGAATCTCAGAAGCCTCAACACATTACAAATTTTCTCCAACAATCTTAGTGGCACAATTCCTTTGGAAGTTGGAAATCTTTCCTCCATTGTCGTTTTTGATTTAAGCTTTAATCAGCTCCAAGGAGTGGTGCCCGAGACCATTTCTGGCCTAAGTAACCTACAAGGATTCTATGTCTCGTCCAATAAACTATCAGGCCGTATTCCAGAGGATTTTGGGAGGTACAGCAAATCTTTAAGCGCCGTTAGCTTTTCAAATAACAACTTCTCAGGAGTACTGCCACCCAAACTATGCAATGGTTTTTCCATACAATATTTAACAGTGAATAACAATAATTTTACTGGTTCGCCGCCGGATTGCTTGAGGAATTGCTCAGGACTAATCAGAGTCCGTTTCGATCACAACCTATTCGCGGGAAATATTTCGAACATGTTCGGAGTCCATACAACACTCTTGTATGTTAATCTCAGCACCAATCTGTTCTCCGGCATGATCCCTCCGAGTTTTGGCAATTTAGCTAACCTCAACTATCTGGACCTGTCGAGTAACCAATTCACAGGATCCATTCCCGAAGAGCTCGGAAATTGCAAGAGTTTATTGACACTAAATATGAGCAGAAATGGCCTCACCGGCAGCATACCCTCAGAGATCGGCAACTTAACCATGTTGCAAAACGGCTTGGATCTCAGCAGCAACTCATTCTCAGGAACAATTCCTCAGAGCCTGGGGAAGCTTACATTGCTGAAGGCTCTCAATGTTTCCCATAACATTCTCTCGGGGAGAATCCCGGCATCGCTGTCCAACATGACCAGCCTGGAGTCCATTGATTTCTCCTATAATAAACTGGTTGGTCCGATCCCAAACGGCGCCGTTTTCGGAGGAGCACCAGCATCAGCTTACAGCGAAAACCCCGGCTTGTGTGGAAAGGCAGCGGGACTGGCTCCTTGCAGCGGCGATTAG